The window CCCGCATCGAGGACGCGCTGCGGTGGGCGGTCGATGACGACCCGGTACACCGATCACAGCAGGACGGGGCGCTCCTGACGGTCGCCGAGTGGGGCGAGGCGGCGGAGTCGACGCGGGCCCACGCCGCCGACGCCCGCCACCTCCAGGAACGGTTCGCCGCGTCGCTGCCGGACGGCGCCGGCACGGTCGACGCGACGCTGACCGGCGCTGCCGAGGCGCTGCTGGCCGACGTCCGCGACCGGCAGTCGTCGCTGCCGCCCGAGCCGACCGCGGAGGACTACGACACCCACCACTGGGCCCTCTCCGACCTCCGGTGGGAGGCTGAATCGGGGACGGACCGCCTCGCCGACGCGGCCGGGCCGGCCAGCGCCGTCGTCGACGCGACGGAACGGCTCGCGTACGTCCGGGCGCTCGAGCGGGTCGAGGAGCGCGTCGACGACGGCGAGCGGTTCCGCGTCGAGAGCGCCGAGGACGTAGCCACGCTCCGGTCGGAGGCGCTCGAGGCGCTCCGGGTGGCGCTCGACGAGAGCGCGTCGTCCGGTCTGGCCCGGACCGTCGTGGCCGACGTCGCCTGGCGCGTGGCGAACGGCGACCGGAACCTCGCTCGCCTGCATGGAGAGGTCCAGGCGTCGAGACTGGACCGCTCGATCAGGGAGTACGTCGTCGCCAGGGCCGTGTCGTTCGCCACGCCGTGGGCGGTCGAGCGGGCCGTCGAGGCGCTGGAATCGAACTGAGCGTCGGACGCCCGGACGGACGATCCGTTCACCGACAATATTTTAAAATAAGACGACACAGTGGGGGTAGAATGGTCGAGGCGTTCGCGGTGGCCAGCGGGAAGGGCGGGACGGGCAAGACCACGAGCACGCTCGCCCTGGGGATGGCGCTGTCGGCGGACTACGACGTGACGGTCGTCGACGCGGACACCGGGATGGCGAACCTGCTGTTCCACGCCGGCCTCTCGGAGGTCGACACCACGCTCCACGACGTGCTGGGCGACGAGGCGCCCGTCGAGGCCGCGACCTACGAGCGGTTCGGCATGACGGTAGTCCCCTGCGGGACGAGCCTGGACGGCTTTCGCGACGCCGACGCCGCGCGCCTGCGCGAGGTGGTCGCGACGCTCGCGGCCGACACCGACGTCATCCTGCTCGACTCCGCCGCGGCGCTTGGCAGCCGCTCGGCCGTGCTGCCCATCGTCCTGGCCGACCGCGTCGTGGTCGTCCTCCAGCCGACGATCCCGTCGCTGTCGGACGCGCTGAAGGTCCAGGAGTACGCCACCTCCTACGGCACCGGCGTCGCCGGCACGCTGTTCAACAAGGTCCGCGAGGACGACGCCATCGACCGCGTCGCCGAGCAGTCCGAGCGCTACTTCGAGGGGCCGACGCTGGCGACGGTCCCGGCCCACGAGGCCGCCCGGGAGGCCCGCCGCGCCGGCCGCCCGCTGCTGGCCCACGCCCCCGACTCGCCGCCGGCCGAGGCCTTCCGCGCGGCCGCCGCGGGCATCGAGGTGCGCGACCGCGCCTCGGAGGACGTGGCGGATCGGTTCCGCAGCGCAGTCGTCCCTGAGTCGCCATGAACCTGCCCGACGGTCGCCTCCTGAAGTCCCGGGTCGTCGACGACCCGCGGGACCCCCTGGCGGCGGCGCTCGACCGCTCGGTCACCGGCTACGCCGTCCTCGAACCGCAGGAGGCGCTGCTGCTCGACACCGGTGGCACGGGCGTCCTGACGTTCCGCGACGGCGTCCCCGAACTGGCCTACCACACCGGGACGGACCGGGGCGGCCCCGAGGCGCTGGCGGACCTCGCGACGCCGGGCCCCTATCACGTCGAACTGTACGACCTCGCCCCGGACGCGCTGGACGCGCTGGGCGACCCAGACGCGCTCTCCGTGCCGCCGGGGATGCCCGCCGAGCGGCTGGCCGGCGACCCCGCGCTGGCGGCCAGCACGCGCCGGGCCGCCCCGGAGCCCCGCGACCCCGACCCGACCGCCGGCGACGGCGGGGACCGGGAGCCCGGCGCCGTCGAGGCGTTCCTGCGCGACGAGGCGAAGATCGAGGCGATCCGAGAGCAGGCTCGCGAGGAGGCCGAGCGGCGGGCGGAGGAGTGGGGCTTCGACGTCTAGTCCATCGTGACCGGGATCCACCACACCCGGCTGCGCCCGCCGACCTTCTTGCTGGTGAGGTCCGTCTCCTCCTGGAGGTCGTGGAGCTTGTTCAGCGCGGTCCGGCGCGAGCAGCCCAGCCGGTCGGCCACTTCCGACGCCGTCAGCGGTTCGGCGTAGTCCGCTCGCTGCTTGAACACCTCGATGACGTCCGATTCGGTGTACTCGACTTCCCGCCCGGGTGGTGACATGGGTCCGGCTTGGGGTCGGGCCTATTTATCTGTAGTTGCGAGTAGGAATCCTTTGGTCCGACTGCGACGGGACCACCTGGGGAGTTCGGGGAGACCGACCGGAGCCCTCGTGTCTGGTCGACCGGGTCGGCGACGTCGACGGCGTGGTGTTACAGGGGCTGTAACACGTCCGCGGAGCTGTACCGACGAACGGCAGGTAAGTATAGGCTCCCGGCGGCGCTGGGACTGGGTGGGGAGTGGCCCCCGTCAGTGTCGGACTGTCCCCGGAACCGCTCCGGCCCTGTTACATGCCCTGTCGCGACCCCGTCCCGCTGACGGAGGCTCGCCGGCCGCCGCCCTCCCCGCTGTCCCCCACTCCGCTGCCGCTCAGTCCCGTCCGCGACGAGCCTATCGCCCTTCGGAGAGCGCGTCTTCGAGCGACAGCGACCGCTCCGCGGCCCGATCGTAGACGTCCTCGGCCCACGCTTTGACGTCGTCGTCCCGCGAGACGAACAGGCCACGGAGGTTGTTCGTGTCGTCGTAGGCCGCCACCAGAGCGCCCGCGTCCCGGATCACCAGGCCGAACGACAGGGGATCGGGGTGGACCAGCACGTCGACGGCGTCGTCGCTGCGGGCCCGTTCGAGCGCGGTCGTGAACTCCGTCGCCGACCGCTCGAGGACGCCCTCGTCGATCACCATCTCGAAGGTCGTCCCCTGTTCGAGCAGCGACGTCGCCGTCCGATTGAACCGCCGCGCGACGATGGGCGCAACGACGCGGACGTGCTCGCCGGCGCCGCCCTCGAACCACTCGA of the Halomicrobium salinisoli genome contains:
- a CDS encoding AAA family ATPase, with the protein product MVEAFAVASGKGGTGKTTSTLALGMALSADYDVTVVDADTGMANLLFHAGLSEVDTTLHDVLGDEAPVEAATYERFGMTVVPCGTSLDGFRDADAARLREVVATLAADTDVILLDSAAALGSRSAVLPIVLADRVVVVLQPTIPSLSDALKVQEYATSYGTGVAGTLFNKVREDDAIDRVAEQSERYFEGPTLATVPAHEAAREARRAGRPLLAHAPDSPPAEAFRAAAAGIEVRDRASEDVADRFRSAVVPESP
- a CDS encoding HTH domain-containing protein, with translation MSPPGREVEYTESDVIEVFKQRADYAEPLTASEVADRLGCSRRTALNKLHDLQEETDLTSKKVGGRSRVWWIPVTMD
- a CDS encoding helix-turn-helix transcriptional regulator, which gives rise to MGDDEVFGDVRFLTGSQQRVAILDALCDEPARPTDLCDRVSVTRTTIQRVLAGFLERNWVVKRDGRYHATGTGRRVREAYGDFVGTVERARELGPIVADLGDACGELPDAAYETAEVTIATAQEPLAAVDRMLEWFEGGAGEHVRVVAPIVARRFNRTATSLLEQGTTFEMVIDEGVLERSATEFTTALERARSDDAVDVLVHPDPLSFGLVIRDAGALVAAYDDTNNLRGLFVSRDDDVKAWAEDVYDRAAERSLSLEDALSEGR